DNA sequence from the Streptomyces sp. MST-110588 genome:
AACTTCACGACCTCGCGGGCCAGCGCGTCCAGCCTGGCCCGGAGTACGCTCCGCTCACTCATAGTGATTGTTCTACTCCTGATGGGGGCGTGTGGGCGGCGGCCGTCAACCTCAGTCCGCGTCCTCATGCTAACCAGGGCCCCTGGGTGCTGCCTCCCGCCCTCAGCGCACCGTCACCCGGAAGTTGACGCTGCGGGCGCCCCGCTCGACGGCCCCGGGGGTGCCGCAGCGCAGGCAGTGCAGCAGCCGCAGATCCGTACGCCCCACGCCCGTCGCCTCGAACTCCAGGTACCGCGAACCGCCGCCCGACCCGTTCTCGCCCGGCGGCGCGTCGCTGTCGAAATGGCTGCCGACGGCCCTGAGAACGGCCGGATCCGGCTCGGGGGCGGCGATGACCCACCGGTAGCCGGTGCCGGGATCGTCCTTGAGCCGTACGGAGAAGCGGTCCCCGGCGGACACCGCTATCTCCGAATCGCCCTCGTCGTAGACGACCGGCCCGGAGAGCAGGGTGACCACCGCGAAGACGGCGACCACCAGGGCCACGACCGCCAGGGCGATCCCCGCCGTCCTGGACGGCTTGGCTATGTCGCCCTCACCCATCGCCGCGCCCCCTTCCCGCAGCCGCTCGCGCGGACGCGGCGAGCCTATCGCCCGAGGTGTGCGCCGCCATCGGCTCTTGGAGCTTCCTCCAAGAGGGGGGTGGGGCGGGACGGTTGTGCGGATACCCTGGAGGCGTGACGTTCCCGGTAGTCGGCATGGTCGGTGGCGGTCAGCTCGCCCGTATGACCCACGAGGCGGGCATTCCCCTCGGCATCAAGTTCAAGCTCCTCAGCGACACCCCGCAGGACTCGGCGGCCCAGGTGGTCAGCGATGTCGTCATCGGCGACTACCGCGACCTGGACACGCTGCGCGCCTTCGCATGTGGCTGTGACGTGATCACTTTCGATCACGAACACGTTCCCACCGAGCATCTTCGGGCGTTGGAGGCCGACGGCATCCCCGTACGGCCCGGTCCCGACGCGCTGGTGCACGCCCAGGACAAGGGGGTGATGCGGGCCAGACTGGACGAGATCGGCGCCCCGAGCCCACGCCACCGCCTGGTCGCGGACCCCGCGGACGTCGACCGTTTCGCGGCCGAGGGCGGGGGCTATCCGGTGGTGCTCAAGACGGTCCGCGGCGGCTACGACGGCAAGGGCGTATGGGTCGTACGATCATCCAAAGAGGCCGCCGAGCCGTTCCGCGCCAAGGTGCCCGTCCTGGCCGAGGAGAAGGTCGATTTCGTACGGGAGCTGGCCGCCAACATCGTCCGTTCCCCGCACGGCCAGGCCGTCGCGTACCCGGTCGTGGAGTCGGTCCAGGTCGACGGCGTCTGCGACACGGTGATCGCCCCGGCTCCGGACCTGTCCCCGGAGCTGTCCGCCCGGGCCCAGGAACTGGCGCTGCGGATCGCCCGTGAGCTGGGGGTCGTGGGCCACCTCGCGGTCGAACTGTTCGAGGTACGGGATGCCGACGGCACACCCCGTGTGCTGGTCAACGAGCTGGCGATGCGCCCCCACAACTCGGGCCACTGGACCCAGGACGGCGCGATGACCTCGCAGTTCGCCAACCACATCCGCGCCGTACTGGACCTCCCGCTGGGCGACCCGCGCCCGCGCGCCAAGTGGACGGTGATGGCCAACGTCCTGGGCGGCGACTATCCCGACATGTATGCGGCCTACCTCCATTGCATGGCGAGGGACCCGGGGCTGAAGATCCACATGTACGGAAAGGACGTGAAGCCCGGCCGCAAGGTCGGCCACGTCAACACCTACGGCGACGACCTGGCCGACGTGCGCGAGCGCGCCGCGCACGCCGCCGGCTACCTGCGAGGAACGATCACCGAATGACCCCCGCCTCCCCGTCCTCCCCCGCCTCCCCGTCCTCCGCCGCCTCTCACGCTTCTCCTGCCTCCCCCCTCGTCGGCATCGTCATGGGCTCCGACTCCGACTGGCCCGTCATGGAGGCCGCCGCCAAGGCCCTGGACGAGTTCGAGATCCCGTACGAGGTCGATGTCGTCTCCGCCCACCGCATGCCGCGCGAGATGATCGTGTACGGCGAGGACGCGGCGGACCGCGGCCTGAAGGTGATCATCGCCGGCGCCGGGGGAGCGGCCCACCTGCCCGGCATGCTCGCCTCGGTCACCCCCCTGCCCGTCATCGGCGTGCCCGTCCCCCTGAAGTACCTGGACGGCATGGACTCGCTGCTCTCCATCGTGCAG
Encoded proteins:
- a CDS encoding protease inhibitor I42 family protein, whose protein sequence is MGEGDIAKPSRTAGIALAVVALVVAVFAVVTLLSGPVVYDEGDSEIAVSAGDRFSVRLKDDPGTGYRWVIAAPEPDPAVLRAVGSHFDSDAPPGENGSGGGSRYLEFEATGVGRTDLRLLHCLRCGTPGAVERGARSVNFRVTVR
- a CDS encoding 5-(carboxyamino)imidazole ribonucleotide synthase; translation: MTFPVVGMVGGGQLARMTHEAGIPLGIKFKLLSDTPQDSAAQVVSDVVIGDYRDLDTLRAFACGCDVITFDHEHVPTEHLRALEADGIPVRPGPDALVHAQDKGVMRARLDEIGAPSPRHRLVADPADVDRFAAEGGGYPVVLKTVRGGYDGKGVWVVRSSKEAAEPFRAKVPVLAEEKVDFVRELAANIVRSPHGQAVAYPVVESVQVDGVCDTVIAPAPDLSPELSARAQELALRIARELGVVGHLAVELFEVRDADGTPRVLVNELAMRPHNSGHWTQDGAMTSQFANHIRAVLDLPLGDPRPRAKWTVMANVLGGDYPDMYAAYLHCMARDPGLKIHMYGKDVKPGRKVGHVNTYGDDLADVRERAAHAAGYLRGTITE
- the purE gene encoding 5-(carboxyamino)imidazole ribonucleotide mutase, coding for MTPASPSSPASPSSAASHASPASPLVGIVMGSDSDWPVMEAAAKALDEFEIPYEVDVVSAHRMPREMIVYGEDAADRGLKVIIAGAGGAAHLPGMLASVTPLPVIGVPVPLKYLDGMDSLLSIVQMPAGVPVATVSIGGARNAGLLAARVLAAHDPELLARMRDFQQELNEQATTKGKRLRNKVATPAGFGFGGK